The genomic interval ttacaggatattgaatatagttccttgtgctatacagtaggaccttgttgtttatctattttatacacagtagtctgtatctgctaatcccaaaagCCTAATTTACCCCtgtcccaccccctttcccctttggtaaccataagtttgttttctatgtctgtgagtctgtttctgttttgtaaataagttcatttgtatcatattttatatttcacatataaatgatatcatatggtatttgtctttctcggtcttcacttagtatgataatctctaggtccatccatgttgctgcaaatggcattatttcattcttttttatggctgagtagtattccattgtatatatgtaccacatcatctttatccgttcatctgtcgatggacatttaggttgcttccatgtcttggctattgtaaatagtactgctatgaacattggggtgcatgtatctttttgaattagagttttccctggatatatgcctaggagtgggattgcaggatcatatggtaactcaaattttagtcttttaaggaacttccatactgttctccatagtggctgcaccaatttacgttcccgccaacagtgtaggagggttcccttttctccacaccctctccagcatttgttatttgtagaatttttaatgatggccattctgaccggtgtgaggtgatacatcattgtagttttgatttgcatttctccaacaattagtgatgctgagcatctgttcatgtgcctattggccatctgtatgtcttctttggagaaatgtctactgaggtcctctgcccattcttTGATGGGATTGTTGGTTTTtgtgttattgagttgtatgagctgtgtttatattttgggaattaagtccttgttggtcgcatcatttgcaaatatttcctcccattccgtaggttggcttttcatttttgtttatggtttcctttgctgtgcaaaagcttataagtttgaataggtcccatttgtttacttttgcttttatttctattgccttgggagactgacccaagaaaacactggtacaatttatgtcagagaatgttttgcctgtgttctcttctaggagttgtatggtatcatgtcttacatttaagtctttaagccgtTTTGAGCTTACTTTTgagtatggtgtgagggagtgttctaacttcattgatttacatgcagctgtccagctttcccaataccacttgctgaagagactgtcttgtctccattgtatattcctgcctcctttgtcgaagattaattgaacgtaggtgagtgggtttatttctgggctctctattctgttccactgactataaatatttttccattaaatagtATACTATTTGACTATTTACTATTGATCAGGGCCCAGATGCTGTGACTTAATGTTGATAAGGCACAAATGGTTTTTGCCCAGTAGAgatgcaaattatttttgttcCAAAGAAAAGGTAATCACAaagattacagttttattttcctgtagGACATTAACCAGTTCTGGATTTAACATTGCAAACTTATTTCGGcattcctttccttccctgaCCTGACTATATAATTATCTGTTCCTCTAATGCTTCTGGAACCAGCTTTGTAATGCTGCTGGCTCCCTCGTTAATGACACACGTTCACTATATATTTGTCCGAGTCACGTTTCTAACTTTCTGAAAATTATACTTTAGCAGAGCCTGCCAATCTCCCTGCATTCTAACCCCTCTGGGAATATGAGGCAACAAGACCAGTGGCTCTACTACAGCATACATACACACCACCCCTTCCTCTGTGCCCCAAGCGAAGGCTGTTTTAGGAAGACCCCAAATAAGTAAGGCCAAAGACCCAGACCCAACCTTCCATGGGGCTGCTTGAGGATACCTTGCTTCCTCCACAGTCCATACCCAGCTCACTCACCTTCATAGGTGGGGGCTGCTGCCTGAAGGTGGCTGTCTGCCGAGTGTCCTGCTTCCTAGCCACTTGGAGTTGTTGGGCGGCAGCGGCTGCGGCGGCCAAGGATTCAGGGATCGGGGGCTCCTGAGGCTCCGTCTGCCACTCTGCTTTCTGCTTCTCAAAGTAACTTTGGAGATGAGAGACATTAGCTGGATCATTCTGAAAGCAAGGAGAACCTTGCCCCTCTTAAGGACTCCATGCTACAGAACGAAGGGGGttgggctgtggctcactgtagGAAGTtcctgcaccctctccagcacaaGGCTCTTCTCCCTGGGTGCCAGGCCCACTGTGTGTTGGGAAGGGTACTCCTCCTGCTCCTTGGCTCTGACAggcccagaaaaataaaaaaaatcccaaggcTAGCCAAGTCCTCAAAGGGCATTTGTCTACCCTCCATCCCGTGATCCTTTGCAGTATTCCTATTAAGTGTCCTCAGGCCTCTGCTGGCATACCTCTAGGAATAAGAAGCTCACCACTTCCACAGGCAGCCTGCTCTACCTTAAGGAAGtatgttcccttctattccttctACTGAACTGAGCTCTGTGTCTCTGTAAAGTAAGCCTAGTTCCTAACTCTGGGTCTTGAGATAAAGTTCCAGGCTAGCCCCTGGAGGCCATGAAAGCTCACCCTTCTGTGTTTTCAAGGTTTCTGGACACCCCTTCTAGACCTTGACTTGGGAAGTGACCTCTTAAGAGTCACAGATGCATACACACACAACGAGTCATAGACATAGTCTTGTATTGTCAAAATTGCACAAAGAACTCTAAAAGCCATCTAGTAATTCTAGTCTAATCATCTAACAGCCCAACACAgagacttacccaaggtcatgcaATGAGTCAGCCACTGACAGGCCTGGGGCTAGGACTGGGTACCCTGACTTTCAGACCAGgctttatgtgtgtatgtgtgtgtgtgtgtgtgtgtgtgtgtgtgtgtgtggtgtatgttgCAGGGACAGGAGGCAGGCAGCTTACTCCAAGGAGagcttctcctcctcttcacaTAAGTCAGGGAGCCTCTGCAGGCCCAGAGTCATGCGCAGGGCATCCACATGTTCCTTCAGCGGCTTATACTCATCATGTAGCCGCCGGGTAGACTCTAGCAGCTTGTTTAAGTCATTCTCAGACTGTTTGATGGTGTTTTCCATCTGGAACACAGAGTGAGGTAAGCACAGAGAAAAGACTCCAAGATTCTCAGCGAGGCTGTACAGCTGAGTGGATaatagcacaggctccagagccaaACCAATCTATGATCAAGTCCTCAATCCACTATGTATTCTATGTGACTCTTgtcaagcctcagttttttcatctgtataatggtGATAACAATCATACCTACCTCATATAATCTTGGTGAAGATTCAACGATTGAATTCATATAAGCGCTCAGTACAGGGGCTAACACAGAGTAGAGGCTCAATTAGTGGTAGTTATTATTCAAATATAGCATCTTAGAGCTGGAATGGCCCTTAGAGCTCATGTAGTGCACCCCaccaccattttacagatcagagaattgagactcagagagaagaAGTAACTTCCTCAGAGAAATACTTCCTAGGAGCAAAGTCTACATAAAGACTCAGAGCTTCTGCCTCCCAGGCCAGTGGTTTTCTcctagatcagtggttcccaaaatGCAGTTACCagatcagcagcatcagcatcaacTGGGAACTCATTAGAAATGTAGATTCTCAGGTACCACCCCAGATATAAgcaatcagaaattctggggtgAAGTCCAACAACCTGTGTTTTAACAGGCCCTCTAGGTGACTCATGAGGCATGTTCAAGTTGGAGATCCACTGGCCCAGATTTTCAGCCCCTCTGTGACTAATACCTTGTTTATTTCTCTATCCTTAGTTAGCTGGCAGCAGAACTGCCAACTCCTCATGAGACCCTGATATCCTGTGATCTTGTGACACAGAAAATCCCAGGTAACTACTGTCCAAATTGCATTCATATTTCCTTTAAGACCCTAGGCCTGGCAATATCAGGAAGTATATATTGCCACAGAAATGAGTTTCCCAAGAATAGAAACTTAGCTCCTTCAAacgtgattaaaaaaaaaaatctcattatcaTAGGCTCTAAGGGTTGGAAAGGGCCTTACAGGTCAGCACCTCCAACCTCCCTCCTGGTGAAGGAATCACCAATACTGTAGCCCAGACAGGTGACCATTCAGACTCTGCTTTAATAACTCTAAAAAGTGGGGGACTTATCACCATAGCAGGCAGTTCATTCCCCACATTCCAAGGGTCTCCAAAAGAGAGACTGTAATGAGGGAGCCCCAGTATGGTAGGCTGGCAGAGATGGTTGGTTTGGCTTAGTTGGAAGCTTTGGAGCCCTAAATTTAAGTTAGATCCCCAAGGCATCTGCCTGCTCTGCTTTTCCCCAAGGCTAGCTCTCAACTCCTAGACTCCCAGAATGAGAGCACATCAGTGCTGAATGAGACCTCAGAGGTGACTGAATCCCTCTCAtggtacagagaaggaaaatgaggccCCGAGAGAAGAAGGAACTTGTCCAGTGATATACAGTCGATCAGTGACAGAGCCAGGGCTGGGTCTCAGAACTCCTGGATTCTTCCATTTCACCATAGCCTCATGCCTACTCCCCCAAGTTGGCCACAGCCACATCTCAAGGAGAGTCCACAGCACTCACTACTGCCTATTCCTCCTCAAAGGGCCCAGAAATAGGCTTCAGGCAGCCACCCACATACCACATTGATATCAGCGTGGATCAGTCGGAGTTCCTCCACATGGGCCATCTTCTCCTGTAGCAGGAGGTCCATCTCCTGCTTGTATTCCTTCAGGTGCCTCTCCTCTGATTCAAGGGCCTCAAACTCAGCCTTCAAACGGGTCTTGATCTTTTCCATCTGCAGGGTCTTGTTCCTGCCATTCcccaaaatgaggaaacagaccagcaggagaaggcaggaaaagggaaATGGAGTACAGAGTTAGAGAAATGGAGTACAGAGTTAGGCCCTGAGCCAGGGCTATCTTGTTAAGCCATCTTTCTAAGCTTCCCTCTCTTCAGGCAGAGGCAGCCTGAAGCCATCCCCACAAAGACAGGAGATTCTTTCTTCTAAGATAAAAGCTCAGTGGGTCTCGAATGGGGATGATTTTGTTCCTTGATGGAGCATTTGCAAACGTGGGGCAGGTTTTAGCTGTTAGATTGATTCAAGGGACAGcactactggcatttagtggatATGGGCCAGAAATGCTAAACAGCCTCTCAATGCACAGGAAAGTCCCACATCACAAATAACTCCCACCCAAGATGCCAACCATGACCTCTTGAGAAACTCTAGAGCAGCACTATCCaataaattttctacaatgatggaaattttctgtatctatgctttctaatacagtagccactaggcACATGAAGCTACTGAGCATTCAAAATATGGCTAGTGCAACCgaggaactgaattttgaattttatttaattttaatcaattgattaaaattaagtttaaacaGCCACATGGGGATAATGGCTCTCATATTGGACCGCACAGCTCTATAGGGTCCCCTCATCAGTTCCAGAAGAGGTAGGAGACGGGAAGAACTgcagctcatttcttttcctagaaaaaataaaacctatttcTGGTTGTTAAATCCCAATTGCATACCCTCTGGCTCAGTAATCCCACACCTAGCaatttattctaaagaaataagTCAGGGAAGCAAAAAGTTAATACACAGGGATATGCTTTCTGGCCTATGGGCAAAATTGGAATATTTGGCAGCCACTAAAAGGAATCATTATGAAGACTTGTGACATGGAAAATGTTGAAGATACTCCATGAAAAGGTATATACACTAGGATTGCAATTTCAAAATACACATGCATGTGACTAAACAAAAGGAATTGGCAAGAGTACAGTTTCAAGGATCTTTGAGACCACTGAAGCCTGCCTAAGTGAAAGAGCCACAAAACTTTGGAAGGAAGCCCCTCTAGGGCACACTGTTGCCCTCCCACTCACTCTCTACTCTCTGGTTCTCAGGTTCTGTCTAGCCATCATCCGTTACTCAGATTAGGCATCTCCTTTATTCTGCCTCAGTAGCTGGCTttctcctctgccccagcccatCCCAAGGTTACTCTTGCTCCACAccctggcctctggcctctgACCTCAGCCTGCTTCTGTgttcattctctctcctttcttcagcATTGCCTGTGGCTCCTGCCTCAAGAGGTGGCCCTCAATGGCACAGAACCACAGAAAGAATTATGTTAGGTGGGTAGGATGACAggagaaatttttctttcaatattcaaaaatttcttttcaagttaTTATATTGCTTTTACCTTAGAAAAGGTTAAAAGGATGGGTGTTATTATCCCATCTGTAAAGAAGGAAATTGGGAGTTCAGGATGGTAAGTTGCAGTAAATGGgatgctgggatttgaacccagggctctCTAACACCACCCACTACTCCACACTGCCTGACTGGGGTTACCCAGGCTAAGGGGCATAAACATATTGAGGGTTCTCGGTATACCTGTTCAACTGCCTTGCAGAGGGATGATAGTGATTTGTACTGGTCAGTTAATCCACTACTTAGAGCCCCCTCCCATCTAGACTTCTATTCTCTTCCTCTAGATTGCATACAGAGCAGTCTAAACTTCACCTATCCCtaccccaatttacagatgggaaaactgagattcagagtgATATAGTGTCTCACCCTGATTCATACAGCCAGTTTGTGGCAGTGCTAGGCCTAGAACCCATTTCTGCAGGCAGAGccataatttgaaaggaacaTGGGCTTTAGATTCAGACGTGGGTATAATTCCTGGTTCTGCCCCTGACTAGCTATTTGTCCTTGGACAATAAGAATAACAACtatatttatagtttaattaTATTCATTGAGCACCGATTATGCACCAATTATAGAAGGCTTAAagatacattcattcaacaaatacttatggaACATCTAtcatgtgccagccactgtacTAGGTGCTAGAGATAGAGCAGAGAACAGGACAGCCTGTGGACAGGGATCTTCATCTAATGAGGAAAATAGACCCTGAACACATGTAAAACTAAGTGATAAGTAATATGGATGAAATGCAGAATGCAATGGAAAGACACACCAAAGGGTTCTAACATAGTCTGAGGGACACTGTAGTCAAGGGGGCTGTCACAGGAAGCTCCCCTGAGAAACTGAGAATGTGACATCTAAGCTAAGACCTGGAGAATGGGTCGGAGGTAGATGGTGGGTAGCAGGTAGACATAGAGGAGAGCagtccaggcagagagaatacTATTTGCAATGGCCCtagaacagaaaagaatatggCACATTAGAGGAACTGAAaaaaggtcagtgtggctggaacatcTACTgcaagaggtgtgtgtgtgtgtgtgcgtgtgcgtgtgcgtgtgcgtgtgcgtgtgtgtgtgtgtgtgtgtgtgtgtggtgtggtgtggtggGGGCTGTCTGAGATGAAACTAGGGAAGTTGCCAGAACACAGCCTGGAGATTGAGATGAGGAGCGAGTACTTTTATCTTCAGGAGAAGGGGGAATCATTGTAGAACTTTAAGCAGCAGGAGAGTGAAATAATCTGATTatctc from Balaenoptera musculus isolate JJ_BM4_2016_0621 chromosome X, mBalMus1.pri.v3, whole genome shotgun sequence carries:
- the ZC4H2 gene encoding zinc finger C4H2 domain-containing protein isoform X1: MADEQEIMCKLESIKEIRNKTLQMEKIKTRLKAEFEALESEERHLKEYKQEMDLLLQEKMAHVEELRLIHADINVMENTIKQSENDLNKLLESTRRLHDEYKPLKEHVDALRMTLGLQRLPDLCEEEEKLSLDYFEKQKAEWQTEPQEPPIPESLAAAAAAAQQLQVARKQDTRQTATFRQQPPPMKACLSCHQQIHRNAPICPLCKAKSRSRNPKKPKRKQDE
- the ZC4H2 gene encoding zinc finger C4H2 domain-containing protein isoform X2, giving the protein MADEQEIMCKLESIKEIRNKTLQMEKIKTRLKAEFEALESEERHLKEYKQEMDLLLQEKMAHVEELRLIHADINVMENTIKQSENDLNKLLESTRRLHDEYKPLKEHVDALRMTLGLQRLPDLCEEEEKLSLEPACHVINKFTGMHLYALCAKPRVGPGTPKSQNGSRMNEKRENT